Proteins encoded together in one Eublepharis macularius isolate TG4126 chromosome 2, MPM_Emac_v1.0, whole genome shotgun sequence window:
- the LOC129325166 gene encoding dispanin subfamily A member 2b-like has protein sequence MASGAQYPFPGNAPLPRYEQLKEERDLALVEANIPAGTTVVHVHPQVVVAPARDHIVWSIFSTLYCNFCCLGFMALAFSVKARDRKVVGDHSGASSYGSTARCLNITALMLNLLIIFLIIILFAVGIISVARFQHGV, from the exons ATGGCGAGTGGTGCCCAGTACCCCTTCCCGGGCAATGCGCCCCTGCCGCGTTACGAGCAGCTGAAGGAAGAGCGAGATTTGGCGCTGGTCGAGGCGAACATTCCGGCCGGCACCACCGTGGTCCACGTGCACCCGCAGGTCGTCGTGGCGCCCGCACGCGACCATATTGTCTGGTCTATCTTCAGCACGCTGTACTGCAACTTTTGCTGCCTTGGGTTCATGGCCCTGGCATTTTCCGTCAAG GCACGGGATCGCAAAGTGGTTGGTGACCATAGTGGTGCTAGCAGCTACGGTTCCACTGCCAGGTGCTTGAATATCACAGCCTTGATGCTGAACCTCCTGATCATCTTCCTGATCATCATCCTCTTTGCTGTGGGGATTATTAGTGTTGCAAGATTCCAGCATGGAGTCTAA